The following proteins come from a genomic window of Kitasatospora sp. NBC_01246:
- the rsmG gene encoding 16S rRNA (guanine(527)-N(7))-methyltransferase RsmG, with protein sequence MDTESAAAGDPAAGAGSSAAEGPGAEGAAAEGLAAAPAVAREVFGDRYEAAVRYTELLATAGVQRGLIGPREVPRLWDRHVLNCAVLAELLPPGSTLCDVGSGAGLPGIPVALARPDVSVTLLEPLLRRTTFLEEVVRELGLENVTVLRGRAEEMVGKLAVDVVTARAVAPLDRLAGWGMPLLRPHGQMLALKGDSAEQELADSRAGLAKLGAVEWTVISVGEGTLETSTRVIQVKAGESPGGVKAATRRARAARAGRNAGAPRTGERSRGGRRRSR encoded by the coding sequence ATGGACACGGAGAGCGCGGCAGCCGGGGATCCGGCGGCGGGTGCCGGTAGTTCGGCCGCTGAGGGCCCGGGCGCCGAAGGCGCGGCGGCCGAGGGGCTGGCCGCCGCCCCGGCCGTGGCTCGGGAGGTCTTCGGTGACCGCTACGAGGCGGCGGTCCGCTACACCGAGCTGCTGGCCACCGCGGGAGTCCAGCGCGGACTGATCGGCCCTCGCGAGGTGCCCCGGCTCTGGGACCGCCACGTGCTGAACTGCGCGGTGCTCGCCGAGCTGCTGCCGCCCGGGTCGACCCTGTGCGACGTCGGCTCCGGGGCCGGGCTGCCCGGCATCCCCGTCGCGCTGGCGCGCCCGGACGTCTCGGTGACGCTGCTGGAGCCGCTGCTGCGCCGCACCACCTTCCTGGAGGAGGTGGTCCGTGAGCTCGGCCTGGAGAACGTCACCGTGCTGCGCGGGCGGGCCGAGGAGATGGTCGGCAAGCTCGCGGTGGACGTGGTGACCGCCCGGGCGGTGGCACCGCTGGACCGGCTCGCCGGCTGGGGCATGCCGCTGCTGCGCCCGCACGGCCAGATGCTGGCGCTCAAGGGGGACAGCGCCGAGCAGGAGCTGGCCGACTCGCGGGCCGGGCTGGCCAAGCTGGGCGCGGTCGAGTGGACGGTCATCTCGGTGGGCGAGGGCACGCTGGAGACCTCGACCCGGGTGATCCAGGTGAAGGCGGGGGAGAGCCCCGGCGGGGTCAAGGCGGCGACCCGGCGGGCCCGGGCGGCCCGGGCCGGGCGCAACGCCGGGGCCCCGCGCACCGGTGAGCGGAGCCGGGGCGGACGGCGCCGCAGCCGCTGA
- a CDS encoding Jag family protein, giving the protein MTEGTTSAVEVEAASSADESLVSRLEQEGDIAADYLEGLLDIADLDGDIDMDVEGDRALVSIVGDGNDRALQRLVGQDGEVLEALQELTRLAVHRETGERSRLMLDIAGFRARKRTELAELGAQAAEQVKSSGEQVKLRAMTPFERKVVHDAVAAAGLRSESEGEEPQRCVVVLPA; this is encoded by the coding sequence GTGACGGAAGGCACCACCTCCGCCGTCGAGGTCGAGGCCGCTTCCAGCGCCGACGAGAGCCTCGTCTCCCGCCTGGAGCAGGAGGGCGACATCGCGGCGGACTACCTGGAGGGTCTGCTCGACATCGCCGACCTCGATGGGGACATCGACATGGACGTCGAGGGCGACCGCGCCCTGGTGTCCATCGTCGGCGACGGCAATGACCGCGCCCTGCAGCGCCTGGTCGGCCAGGACGGCGAGGTGCTGGAGGCCCTGCAGGAGCTGACCCGGTTGGCTGTCCACCGGGAGACCGGCGAGCGCAGCCGCCTCATGCTGGACATTGCCGGCTTCCGCGCCCGCAAGCGCACCGAGCTGGCCGAGCTCGGGGCCCAGGCCGCGGAGCAGGTCAAGAGCTCGGGGGAGCAGGTCAAGCTGCGGGCCATGACGCCCTTCGAGCGCAAGGTCGTCCACGACGCCGTGGCCGCGGCCGGTCTGCGCAGTGAGTCGGAGGGCGAAGAGCCCCAGCGGTGCGTGGTCGTGTTGCCGGCCTGA
- the yidC gene encoding membrane protein insertase YidC, whose amino-acid sequence MTFSFLNPLYTAVSWIIVQFHSLYSHVFDPNGGWAWGLAIASMVVVIRICLIPLFVKQIKATRAMQAIQPKMKAIQERYKNDKQRQSEEMMKLYKEAGTNPFSSCLPIIVQAPFFTALYGVLAKVAKSEPIGVIHGDLLTSAGQAHIFGAPLSATFLGSSEVSVKIVTAVMIILMSLSQFITQRQLMTKNVDLTIKTPFMQQQKMLMYVFPIMFAVMGINFPVGVLVYWLTTNVWSMGQQLIVIRNNPTPGSKAWDERQVRLKKNGRLNPDGSEIKGALWGMLPPKKTAASAEAVVEDAVQVRRQQPRKQTKSQRQHTGAAPTASLTKDAPAPAEESEAAAESAGAKPTATRPSGAKSGPARQGGRQQPKRGGQGGQRPKKKS is encoded by the coding sequence GTGACCTTCTCCTTCCTGAACCCCCTGTACACAGCGGTGTCCTGGATCATCGTCCAGTTCCACTCGCTGTACAGCCACGTCTTCGACCCGAACGGTGGCTGGGCCTGGGGTCTTGCCATCGCCTCGATGGTGGTCGTCATCCGGATCTGCCTGATCCCGCTCTTCGTGAAGCAGATCAAGGCGACCCGGGCCATGCAGGCGATCCAGCCGAAGATGAAGGCCATCCAGGAGCGCTACAAGAACGACAAGCAGCGCCAGTCCGAAGAGATGATGAAGCTGTACAAGGAGGCGGGTACCAACCCGTTCTCCAGCTGCCTTCCCATCATCGTGCAGGCGCCGTTCTTCACCGCCCTCTACGGCGTGCTCGCCAAGGTGGCCAAGAGCGAGCCGATCGGCGTCATCCACGGCGACCTGCTGACCAGCGCCGGCCAGGCGCACATCTTCGGCGCCCCGCTGTCGGCGACCTTCCTCGGCAGCAGCGAGGTCAGCGTCAAGATCGTCACCGCGGTGATGATCATCCTGATGTCGCTGTCGCAGTTCATCACGCAGCGCCAGCTGATGACCAAGAACGTCGACCTCACGATCAAGACGCCGTTCATGCAGCAGCAGAAGATGCTGATGTACGTCTTCCCGATCATGTTCGCCGTGATGGGCATCAACTTCCCCGTCGGTGTGCTGGTCTACTGGCTGACCACCAACGTCTGGTCGATGGGCCAGCAGCTGATCGTCATCCGGAACAACCCGACGCCCGGCAGCAAGGCCTGGGACGAGCGCCAGGTCCGGCTGAAGAAGAACGGCCGCCTCAACCCGGACGGCTCGGAGATCAAGGGCGCCCTCTGGGGCATGCTGCCCCCGAAGAAGACGGCCGCGTCCGCCGAGGCCGTCGTCGAGGACGCGGTGCAGGTGCGCCGCCAGCAGCCGCGCAAGCAGACCAAGTCGCAGCGCCAGCACACCGGTGCCGCCCCGACGGCCAGCCTCACCAAGGACGCCCCGGCCCCGGCCGAGGAGTCCGAGGCCGCGGCCGAGTCCGCCGGTGCCAAGCCGACCGCGACCAGGCCCTCCGGGGCCAAGTCCGGCCCGGCCCGGCAGGGCGGCCGGCAGCAGCCGAAGCGCGGTGGGCAGGGCGGCCAGCGGCCGAAGAAGAAGTCCTGA
- the yidD gene encoding membrane protein insertion efficiency factor YidD, whose amino-acid sequence MKYLLMGLIRVYQWTISPLLGPVCRYYPSCSHYGFEAVKVHGAVKGGGLTVWRILRCNPWTPGGVDHVPPRKHPVWHRRLRDLLNRGSAADQPVAAPPAGPDPEGPATIGPVGPIPMSKEPDR is encoded by the coding sequence ATGAAGTACCTGCTGATGGGTCTGATCAGGGTCTACCAGTGGACCATCAGCCCGCTGCTCGGCCCGGTCTGCCGCTATTACCCCTCCTGCTCGCACTACGGCTTCGAGGCCGTGAAGGTGCACGGGGCGGTCAAGGGCGGCGGCCTGACCGTGTGGCGCATCCTGCGCTGCAATCCGTGGACGCCCGGCGGGGTCGATCATGTTCCGCCGCGCAAGCACCCGGTGTGGCACCGCCGGCTGCGTGACCTGCTGAACCGCGGGTCCGCCGCCGATCAGCCGGTGGCCGCGCCCCCCGCCGGTCCGGACCCAGAGGGCCCGGCGACCATTGGTCCCGTGGGGCCGATCCCAATGTCCAAGGAGCCTGACCGGTGA
- the rnpA gene encoding ribonuclease P protein component has protein sequence MLPSENRLRRRQDFATAVKRGRRAGRPLLVVHLSRDGDLTGQADRASDSRPHVAEGTPSARAGFVVSKAVGPAVVRNLVKRRLRHLVRDRLSGLPAGSLIVVRALPQAASASYQDLERDLDAALKRLLKAEPAVTAPTGAGR, from the coding sequence GTGCTGCCCTCCGAGAATCGGCTGCGGCGGCGCCAGGACTTCGCGACCGCGGTGAAACGCGGTCGCCGGGCCGGCCGGCCCCTACTGGTCGTCCATCTCAGCAGAGACGGCGACCTCACGGGGCAGGCCGACCGGGCCAGCGACTCCCGCCCGCACGTCGCCGAGGGGACTCCTTCGGCGCGTGCGGGTTTCGTCGTGAGCAAGGCCGTCGGTCCGGCGGTCGTCCGTAACCTGGTCAAGCGCCGACTGCGCCACCTCGTCCGTGATCGTCTCTCCGGGCTGCCCGCCGGTAGCCTGATAGTGGTGCGTGCGCTGCCCCAGGCCGCGTCCGCCTCGTACCAGGACCTGGAACGCGACCTGGACGCGGCGCTCAAGCGGCTGCTGAAGGCGGAGCCCGCCGTGACGGCGCCGACGGGAGCAGGTCGATGA
- the rpmH gene encoding 50S ribosomal protein L34, which yields MSKRTFQPNNRRRAKTHGFRLRMRTRAGRAILAARRGKGRSAISA from the coding sequence GTGAGCAAGCGCACCTTCCAGCCGAACAACCGTCGCCGCGCGAAGACCCACGGCTTCCGGCTGCGTATGCGTACCCGCGCCGGCCGTGCCATCCTGGCCGCCCGCCGTGGCAAGGGCCGCAGCGCCATCTCCGCCTGA
- the dnaA gene encoding chromosomal replication initiator protein DnaA, with amino-acid sequence MADVNSDLVPVWARVVERLVSDPDVGEMDKQWVQRTQPMWMMHDTALLATPNERAKQVLEGRLLPQLTEALSRELSRPVRIAVMVDANAVPTTPAPAQDEPPAGEPYQRDDGGDYGHQGYERRYDSESGYEHDRYDDGGGYQEHQAPAYGSGRPPGGGYGAPPQNQPWESHQSHQSHQGHQGHQGYPEHGSGYPEQEPPAQRPAPRPAHGPSSTTQGDLFGGAYGPGPGEHPRTGGARRGPGGRPAPGRPAEKPGPERATDRPAVPGVPAPPGAPPAGGSRKDEPAARLNPKYLFDTFVIGASNRFAHAAAVAVAEAPAKAYNPLFIYGESGLGKTHLLHAIGHYSRSLFPGTRVRYVSSEEFTNEFINSIRDGKADAFRKRYRDMDILLVDDVQFLASKESTQEEFFHTFNTLHNANKQIVLSSDRPPKQLITLEDRLRNRFEWGLITDVTPPELETRIAILRKKAIQEQLNAPADVLEFIASRITRNIRELEGALIRVTAFANLNRAPVDLELAGIVLKDLIPGGDEDAGPEITAQVIMQQTAAYFGLGVDDLCGSSRSRVLVTARQIAMYLCRELTDLSLPKIGAQFGGRDHTTVMHADRKIRSLMAERRSIYNQVTELTNRIKS; translated from the coding sequence GTGGCTGATGTCAACAGCGACCTCGTCCCGGTCTGGGCGAGAGTCGTCGAGCGGCTGGTCAGCGACCCGGACGTCGGGGAGATGGACAAGCAGTGGGTGCAGCGCACCCAGCCGATGTGGATGATGCACGACACCGCCCTGCTGGCGACCCCCAACGAGCGGGCCAAGCAGGTGCTGGAGGGGCGACTGCTGCCCCAGCTGACCGAGGCGCTCAGCCGCGAACTCAGCCGCCCGGTCCGGATCGCGGTGATGGTCGACGCCAACGCCGTCCCCACCACCCCCGCGCCCGCGCAGGACGAGCCGCCGGCCGGCGAGCCGTACCAGCGCGACGACGGCGGCGACTACGGGCACCAGGGTTACGAGCGCCGCTACGACTCCGAGTCCGGCTACGAGCACGACCGGTACGACGACGGCGGCGGCTACCAGGAGCACCAGGCCCCGGCGTACGGCTCGGGCCGGCCGCCGGGCGGCGGCTACGGCGCCCCGCCGCAGAACCAGCCCTGGGAGAGCCACCAGAGCCACCAGAGCCACCAGGGTCACCAGGGTCACCAGGGCTATCCCGAGCACGGTTCCGGCTACCCCGAGCAGGAGCCGCCCGCCCAGCGCCCGGCTCCCCGCCCGGCGCACGGCCCCTCGTCGACCACCCAGGGCGACCTCTTCGGCGGCGCCTACGGCCCCGGCCCCGGCGAGCACCCGCGGACCGGCGGTGCCCGGCGCGGTCCCGGCGGGCGCCCGGCCCCCGGCCGGCCCGCGGAGAAGCCCGGCCCCGAGCGCGCCACCGACCGCCCGGCCGTCCCCGGCGTGCCGGCCCCGCCCGGCGCTCCCCCGGCCGGCGGCTCCCGCAAGGACGAGCCCGCGGCCCGGCTGAACCCCAAGTACCTCTTCGACACCTTCGTCATCGGCGCGAGCAACCGCTTCGCGCACGCGGCGGCGGTGGCCGTCGCCGAGGCCCCGGCCAAGGCGTACAACCCGCTCTTCATCTACGGCGAGTCCGGGCTGGGCAAGACCCACCTGCTGCACGCCATCGGGCACTACTCCCGCAGCCTCTTCCCGGGCACCCGGGTGCGCTACGTGTCGTCGGAGGAGTTCACCAACGAGTTCATCAACTCGATCCGGGACGGCAAGGCGGACGCGTTCCGCAAGCGGTACCGGGACATGGACATCCTGCTCGTGGACGACGTGCAGTTCCTGGCGAGCAAGGAGTCCACGCAGGAGGAGTTCTTCCACACCTTCAACACCCTGCACAACGCGAACAAGCAGATCGTCCTCTCGTCCGACCGGCCGCCCAAACAGCTGATCACGCTGGAGGACCGGCTGCGCAACCGCTTCGAGTGGGGGTTGATCACCGACGTCACCCCGCCGGAGCTGGAGACCCGGATCGCGATCCTGCGCAAGAAGGCGATCCAGGAGCAACTCAACGCCCCGGCGGACGTCTTGGAGTTCATCGCGTCCAGGATCACCCGCAACATCCGGGAGTTGGAGGGCGCCCTGATCCGGGTCACCGCCTTCGCCAACCTCAACCGGGCGCCGGTGGACCTGGAGTTGGCCGGCATCGTCCTCAAGGACCTCATCCCCGGCGGGGACGAGGACGCCGGACCGGAGATCACCGCGCAGGTCATCATGCAGCAGACCGCCGCCTACTTCGGGTTGGGCGTGGACGACCTCTGCGGATCCTCCCGCAGCCGGGTGCTGGTGACGGCGCGCCAGATCGCCATGTACCTCTGCCGGGAGCTGACCGACCTCTCGTTGCCGAAGATCGGCGCGCAGTTCGGCGGCCGCGACCACACCACGGTGATGCACGCCGACCGCAAGATCCGGTCGCTGATGGCCGAGCGGCGCTCGATCTACAACCAGGTCACCGAACTGACCAACCGCATCAAGAGCTAG